The following are encoded in a window of Felis catus isolate Fca126 chromosome B2 unlocalized genomic scaffold, F.catus_Fca126_mat1.0 chrB2_random_Un_scaffold_44, whole genome shotgun sequence genomic DNA:
- the LOC111558978 gene encoding neurogenic locus notch homolog protein 4-like isoform X1: MQPPSLLLLLLCHSVVKTRVLRCGDFPEPCANGGTCLSLSQGQGSCQCAPGFLGETCQFPDPCQDAQLCQNGGSCQALLPALPGSPSLPSPLAPSFSCTCPSGFTGQRCQAQLKDPCSSFCSKMGRCHIQASGRPRCSCLPGWTGEQCQLRDFCSANPCVNGGVCLATYPQIQCRCPPGFEGHACEHDINECFLDPGPCPKGTSCHNTLGSFWCHCPTGQEGPRCELQPGPCPTTGCPNGGTCQLVPGRDSTLHLCLCPQGFRGPSCEVNPDDCAGHQCQNGGTCPDGLSTYTCLCPEAWTGWDCSEDVDECEAQGPPRCQNGGTCQNSAGSFHCVCVSSWGGTGCEENLDDCVAATCAPGSTCIDRVGSFSCLCPPGRTGLLCHMEDMCLNQPCHGEAQCSTNPLTGSPLCLCQPGYSGPTCHQDLDECQMAQQGPSPCEHGGSCLNTPGSFDCLCPPGYTGSRCEADHNECLSQPCHLGSTCLDLLATFHCLCPPGTEVSSLCQNGGLCIDSGSSYFCHCPPGFQGSVCQDRVNPCESRPCQHGATCMAQPTGYLCQCAPGYNGQNCSKESNACQSQPCHNHGTCTHKPGGFYCTCPPGFVGLRCEGDVDECLDQPCHPPGTAACHSLANDLYCQWLPGYTGQWCEVETDPCQSQPCSNGGSCETTAGPPLGFTCHCLQGFDGPTCNHRAPSCGHHHCHHGGLCLPSPKPGFPPRCACLNGYGGPDCLTPPAPHGCGPPSPFLHNGSCSEIPGLGSPAFRCSCPPSSPGPRCQRPGAKGCEGRGGDGACDAGCSGPGGNWDGGDCSLGVPDPWKGCPSLSRCWLLFRDGQCHPQCDSAECLFDGYDCETPPACT, translated from the exons ATGCAGCCCCcttcactgctgctgctgctgctgtgtcaCTCAGTCGTCAAGACCAGAG TGCTTCGGTGTGGGGACTTCCCAGAACCCTGTGCCAATGGAGGCACCTGCCTGAGCCTATCTCAGGGACAAGGGAGCTGCCA gtgtGCCCCTGGCTTCCTGGGTGAGACATGCCAGTTTCCTGACCCCTGCCAGGATGCCCAGCTCTGCCAGAATGGGGGCAGCTGCCAAGCTCTGCTCCCCGccctcccaggctcccccagcCTTCCCTCTCCCTTGGCCCCCAGCTTCTCCTGCACCTGCCCCTCTGGCTTCACTGGCCAGAGGTGCCAGGCCCAACTCAAGGACCCCTGTTCTTCCTTCTGTTCCAAAATGGGCCGCTGCCATATCCAGGCCTCAGGCCGCCCACGATGTTCCTGTCTGCCTGGATGGACAG GTGAGCAGTGCCAGCTTCGGGACTTCTGCTCAGCCAATCCCTGCGTCAATGGAGGGGTGTGTCTGGCCACGTACCCCCAGATCCAGTGCCGCTGCCCACCTGGCTTCGAGGGTCATGCCTGCGAACATGATATCAATGAGTGTTTCCTGGACCCAGGGCCCTGCCCCAAAGGCACTTCCTGCCATAACACCTTGGGATCTTTCTGGTGTCACTGCCCCACTGGGCAGGAGGGTCCACGCTGTGAGCTCCAGCCAGGACCCTGCCCCACTACGGGCTGTCCCAATGGGGGCACCTGTCAGCTGGTTCCAGGGAGAGactccaccctccacctctgcctctgcccccaag GTTTCAGAGGCCCGAGCTGTGAGGTGAATCCAGATGACTGTGCTGGGCACCAGTGTCAGAACGGGGGCACTTGCCCGGATGGGCTGAGCACCTACACGTGCCTCTGCCCAGAGGCCTGGACAG GCTGGGATTGCTCCGAAGATGTGGATGAATGTGAGGCTCAGGGTCCCCCTCGCTGCCAAAATGGGGGTACCTGCCAGAACTCAGCTGGCAgcttccattgtgtgtgtgtgagcagctGGGGAGGCACAGGCTGTGAAGAGAACCTAGACGACTGTGTTGCTGCCACCTGTGCCCCGGGATCCACCTGCATCGATCGTGTGGGCTCCTTCTCCTGCCTTTGCCCACCTGGCCGCACAG GACTCCTGTGCCACATGGAGGACATGTGCCTGAACCAGCCATGCCACGGGGAAGCCCAGTGCAGCACCAATCCCCTGACAGGCTCTCCACTCTGCCTGTGTCAGCCTGGCTACTCGGGGCCCACCTGCCACCAGGACCTGGACGAGTGTCAGATGG CCCAGCAAGGCCCCAGTCCCTGTGAACACGGCGGCTCTTGCCTCAACACCCCTGGCTCCTTTGACTGCCTCTGTCCCCCTGGCTACACGGGCTCCCGCTGCGAGGCTGATCACAATGAGTGCCTGTCCCAGCCCTGCCATCTAGGCAGCACCTGCCTGGACCTGCTTGCCACCTTCCACTGCCTCTGCCCACCAG GCACAGAAGTTTCTTCCCTGTGCCAGAATGGAGGTCTCTGCATCGACAGTGGCTCCTCCTATTTCTGCCACTGCCCCCCTGGATTCCAAGGCAGCGTATGTCAGGACAGGGTGAACCCATGTGAGTCCAGGCCCTGCCAACATGGGGCCACGTGCATGGCCCAGCCCACTGGGTATCTCTGCCAG TGTGCCCCAGGCTATAATGGACAGAACTGCTCAAAGGAATCCAACGCTTGTCAATCCCAGCCCTGTCACAACCATGGGACCTGCACCCACAAACCTGGAGGATTCTACTGCACCTGCCCTCCAGGGTTTGTGGGGTTGCGCTGTGAAGGGGACGTAGATGAGTGTCTGGACCAGCCCTGCCACCCCCCAGGCACTGCAGCCTGCCACTCTCTGGCCAATGATTTGTACTGTCAATGGCTGCCTGGATACACGG GCCAGTGGTGTGAAGTGGAGACAGACCCTTGCCAGAGCCAGCCCTGCTCCAACGGAGGGTCTTGTGAGACAACAGCAGGACCACCCCTGGGTTTCACCTGCCACTGCCTCCAG GGTTTTGACGGCCCCACCTGTAACCACAGAGCCCCCTCCTGtggccaccaccactgccaccacggTGGCCtgtgtctgccctcccccaagcCTGGCTTCCCACCCCGCTGTGCCTGCCTCAATGGCTACGGGGGCCCTGACTGTCTGACCCCACCTGCTCCTCATGGCTGTGGCCCTCCTTCTCCATTCCTACACAATGGCAGTTGCTCAGAGATCCCTGGGCTGGGGTCCCCAGCCTTCCGATGCTCCTGCCCTCCCAGCTCTCCAGGGCCCCGGTGTCAGAGGCCTGGAGCAAAGGGATGTGAGGGCAGAGGTGGAGATGGGGCCTGTGATGCTGGCTGCAGCGGCCCTGGAGGAAATTGGGATGGGGGAGACTGCTCCCTGGGGGTCCCGGACCCCTGGAAGggctgcccttccctctcccggTGTTGGCTTCTCTTCCGGGATGGGCAGTGCCACCCACAGTGTGACTCTGCAGAGTGTCTGTTTGATGGCTACGACTGTGAGACTCCTCCAGCCTGCACGTGA
- the LOC111558978 gene encoding neurogenic locus notch homolog protein 4-like isoform X6 yields the protein MQPPSLLLLLLCHSVVKTRVLRCGDFPEPCANGGTCLSLSQGQGSCQCAPGFLGETCQFPDPCQDAQLCQNGGSCQALLPALPGSPSLPSPLAPSFSCTCPSGFTGQRCQAQLKDPCSSFCSKMGRCHIQASGRPRCSCLPGWTGEQCQLRDFCSANPCVNGGVCLATYPQIQCRCPPGFEGHACEHDINECFLDPGPCPKGTSCHNTLGSFWCHCPTGQEGPRCELQPGPCPTTGCPNGGTCQLVPGRDSTLHLCLCPQGFRGPSCEVNPDDCAGHQCQNGGTCPDGLSTYTCLCPEAWTGWDCSEDVDECEAQGPPRCQNGGTCQNSAGSFHCVCVSSWGGTGCEENLDDCVAATCAPGSTCIDRVGSFSCLCPPGRTGLLCHMEDMCLNQPCHGEAQCSTNPLTGSPLCLCQPGYSGPTCHQDLDECQMAQQGPSPCEHGGSCLNTPGSFDCLCPPGYTGSRCEADHNECLSQPCHLGSTCLDLLATFHCLCPPGTEVSSLCQNGGLCIDSGSSYFCHCPPGFQGSVCQDRVNPCESRPCQHGATCMAQPTGYLCQASGVKWRQTLARASPAPTEGLVRQQQDHPWVSPATASRVLTAPPVTTEPPPVATTTATTVACVCPPPSLASHPAVPASMATGALTV from the exons ATGCAGCCCCcttcactgctgctgctgctgctgtgtcaCTCAGTCGTCAAGACCAGAG TGCTTCGGTGTGGGGACTTCCCAGAACCCTGTGCCAATGGAGGCACCTGCCTGAGCCTATCTCAGGGACAAGGGAGCTGCCA gtgtGCCCCTGGCTTCCTGGGTGAGACATGCCAGTTTCCTGACCCCTGCCAGGATGCCCAGCTCTGCCAGAATGGGGGCAGCTGCCAAGCTCTGCTCCCCGccctcccaggctcccccagcCTTCCCTCTCCCTTGGCCCCCAGCTTCTCCTGCACCTGCCCCTCTGGCTTCACTGGCCAGAGGTGCCAGGCCCAACTCAAGGACCCCTGTTCTTCCTTCTGTTCCAAAATGGGCCGCTGCCATATCCAGGCCTCAGGCCGCCCACGATGTTCCTGTCTGCCTGGATGGACAG GTGAGCAGTGCCAGCTTCGGGACTTCTGCTCAGCCAATCCCTGCGTCAATGGAGGGGTGTGTCTGGCCACGTACCCCCAGATCCAGTGCCGCTGCCCACCTGGCTTCGAGGGTCATGCCTGCGAACATGATATCAATGAGTGTTTCCTGGACCCAGGGCCCTGCCCCAAAGGCACTTCCTGCCATAACACCTTGGGATCTTTCTGGTGTCACTGCCCCACTGGGCAGGAGGGTCCACGCTGTGAGCTCCAGCCAGGACCCTGCCCCACTACGGGCTGTCCCAATGGGGGCACCTGTCAGCTGGTTCCAGGGAGAGactccaccctccacctctgcctctgcccccaag GTTTCAGAGGCCCGAGCTGTGAGGTGAATCCAGATGACTGTGCTGGGCACCAGTGTCAGAACGGGGGCACTTGCCCGGATGGGCTGAGCACCTACACGTGCCTCTGCCCAGAGGCCTGGACAG GCTGGGATTGCTCCGAAGATGTGGATGAATGTGAGGCTCAGGGTCCCCCTCGCTGCCAAAATGGGGGTACCTGCCAGAACTCAGCTGGCAgcttccattgtgtgtgtgtgagcagctGGGGAGGCACAGGCTGTGAAGAGAACCTAGACGACTGTGTTGCTGCCACCTGTGCCCCGGGATCCACCTGCATCGATCGTGTGGGCTCCTTCTCCTGCCTTTGCCCACCTGGCCGCACAG GACTCCTGTGCCACATGGAGGACATGTGCCTGAACCAGCCATGCCACGGGGAAGCCCAGTGCAGCACCAATCCCCTGACAGGCTCTCCACTCTGCCTGTGTCAGCCTGGCTACTCGGGGCCCACCTGCCACCAGGACCTGGACGAGTGTCAGATGG CCCAGCAAGGCCCCAGTCCCTGTGAACACGGCGGCTCTTGCCTCAACACCCCTGGCTCCTTTGACTGCCTCTGTCCCCCTGGCTACACGGGCTCCCGCTGCGAGGCTGATCACAATGAGTGCCTGTCCCAGCCCTGCCATCTAGGCAGCACCTGCCTGGACCTGCTTGCCACCTTCCACTGCCTCTGCCCACCAG GCACAGAAGTTTCTTCCCTGTGCCAGAATGGAGGTCTCTGCATCGACAGTGGCTCCTCCTATTTCTGCCACTGCCCCCCTGGATTCCAAGGCAGCGTATGTCAGGACAGGGTGAACCCATGTGAGTCCAGGCCCTGCCAACATGGGGCCACGTGCATGGCCCAGCCCACTGGGTATCTCTGCCAG GCCAGTGGTGTGAAGTGGAGACAGACCCTTGCCAGAGCCAGCCCTGCTCCAACGGAGGGTCTTGTGAGACAACAGCAGGACCACCCCTGGGTTTCACCTGCCACTGCCTCCAG GGTTTTGACGGCCCCACCTGTAACCACAGAGCCCCCTCCTGtggccaccaccactgccaccacggTGGCCtgtgtctgccctcccccaagcCTGGCTTCCCACCCCGCTGTGCCTGCCTCAATGGCTACGGGGGCCCTGACTGTCTGA